The DNA sequence CAGTGATTGGAGTGTCATCACCTGGGAATTCATACATATCAAGCAGTTCACGAATTTCCATTTCAACCAACTCTAACAACTCTTCATCATCAACCATATCTTCTTTGTTCATGAAAACAACGATGTACGGAACACCAACTTGTTTTGAAAGAAGGATATGCTCACGAGTTTGTGGCATTGGGCCATCCGCTGCAGAAACAACAAGAATAGCACCGTCCATTTGTGCAGCACCTGTAATCATGTTTTTAACATAATCCGCGTGACCAGGACAGTCAACGTGCGCATAGTGACGGTTGTCTGTTTCATACTCTACGTGTGAAGTAGCGATAGTAATACCACGCTCTCTTTCTTCAGGTGCATTATCGATTGCATCATAATCCATAAATTTTGCATCATTTTTAACTGCAAGTACTGCAGTAATAGCTGCTGTTAATGTTGTTTTACCGTGGTCAACGTGACCAATTGTACCGATGTTAACATGGGGTTTGTTACGTTCAAACTTTTCTTTTGCCATAATGTTCTCCGACTTTAATTTTGAATTGAAATGGAATTATACCCAAAAATCATTCAATTATTGCTTAATTAAAACATAATTTTACTTAAATGGAGCTCACGAGCGGATTTGAACCGCCGACCTCTTCCTTACCAAGGAAGTGCTCTACCCCTGAGCCACGAGAGCAAACGAGATTATATTAAGCAATAATTGAATAATTCTTTTATTTTGATATTAGTTTTTTTGTGATTAGAATATTCTATATAAATATATATTTTACAAATATACAGATTGTATGAAGTAAGATAGAAATTATACTTCAGCTTCCAGAATCTCAGATGGAGCGGGTGAAGGGATTCGAACCCTCGACAGCCTGCTTGGAAGGCAGGAACTCTAGCCACTGAGTTACACCCGCATATGAGTGGTGGTGGGAAGAGGAGTCGAACCTCTGAACCCATAGGGAGCAGATTTACAGTCTGCCGTCGTTGGCCACTTGACTATCCCACCACGTGTACATTTATAAAATGTTTTTCTGGTCTAACACTGTTTCTAATATTCAAAATTCAATGGTGCCGACACGAGGATTTGAACCCCGGGCCTGCTGATTACAAATCAGCTGCTCTAGCCAACTGAGCTATGTCGGCATCGAATTTGAGCCAGAATTATAGTGCAAAACAAATTCAATGTCAAGGGTTTTTCTCAGAAATTTATAAAATCACCGTCTTTTAGTAGAATTGGCCTAAAATTTCTCCCAAATTCTTCTATTTCTTCAGTAATCTCTTTTAAATATGACGGTTTGATATGGTTAATATAGAGTCTTATATCATCTCTTTGTAATTTCTGCAATGCTTTAAAAAGCAGTTTTGGTGTCAGGTGTTTGCTTACTCTTGCTAGTTTTTCCATACTTGAAGGAAAAGAGCATTCAATAACAAGCGACTTTATTTCTCTGTCATTGTTCAGTCTGTTTATAATATTTTCAAGAGAGAGTGTATCTGCCGTTATAAGTACACCTTTGTTGTTTACTTTATAAATATAGCCGCAACTCGGAACCGTATGGTCCGTTTCAATTGGCATAATAGTTGTTTTGTTATTGAGTGTATATGTCTCGTTACAATGTACATCTCTGTATCTGATGCTCATTTCTTCTGAGCCTTCCAAAGGAATTTTGGAAAAATCCGGCCATATTATGTCATTAAAAAAATGTTTTTTTAATGCCTGTATTGTTTGGGGCAAGCTTATGATATGCAAAGTTTTTCTTCTTTGTAAAAAATAGTTGTCTACAATATAAGCTATATCCGCTATATGATCAAGGTGAGAATGTGTTAAATAAATATACTCTACATGTAAAGAGTTCTCGGCCAAAGCATTTAAAAGATTTCCGGCATCAATCACAGTTGCGGCATCCAACATAAAGGATGTTGTTCCAAAACCTTTGGCTTTAGTTCCATAGGCACCTAAAATTTTTATGCTGTTTTCATACATTTTATACACTTTTTGCTGTTTTGGAAATATTATAGCATTTATGTAGATATAATTGCATTAACAGTTTTTACAAAGGTATATAAATAATGTTAAAAATACTATTTTCTCCATCAGAAGGGAAAAAGAGCGGCGGAAACGAAAAAGCAAAAGACCTTTTTGGTGCATTAAATGCCAGGAAAGAAATTTTGGACGCTTATAATACTATAGTATTAAGTGCTAATGAAGAAAAAATAAAAGAACTTTTTGGTTTTAAAAAATTCAGTGAATGCTGGCCATACATAAACGACATATACAATTCTGCTTTGATGTGTGCGATAGAACGCTATCAGGGTGTAGCCTATGACTACCTGAAATATGCTGAACTCAATGAAAGTGCGCAAGAGCATCTCAAAAACAATACTCTTATATTTTCAAATCTTTACGGTCCTGTACTCGGTGGTGATGTAATTGCAAACTATAAAGTCAAACAGGGAAACAGTATCGGTGATATTGCACCGGATAAATTTTACAAAGAACGTTTTTCCTACCAGCTTGATTTATATCTTGGAGGCAATGATATTTTAGATTTACGGGCAGGCTATTATAATAAATTTTACAAACTCACGCAACCGCATACAACACTGAAATTTTTAAAAAACGGAAAAACAGTTTCACACTGGGCAAAAGCCTATCGGGGAATTGTTTTGCGTGAAATTGCAAAAGCCGGTGTAAACTCTCTGAATGATTTTATGAAACTTGAGATAGAAAATTTACAGGTTCACGAGATTACAGAGCAAAAACTAAAAAAAGAAATTGTATACAATATAATAGAATAGGAGAAACACAATATGAAAGACTCTCAAGAGTATAAAGAAAAAAAAGCTTTTTTTGAAAAAATCATTACCTTGTACGGAAGAAATGTCGTTGTAGAAATACTCCAAGACAGTTCTATTGAAATTCACAAACTGCATCTGGCAGATTCAAACAAACCTGACGGAGCAATAAAAAAGATTCTTTTACTTGCAAAAGAGCGTAATATCGAAACAGTGAAACATAACAAAGCCGCTCTTTCACGCATAAGCAAAAATGCGAAACAGGATCAGGGAGTAGCCATTGATATAGTTTCTAAAACATATTTACATGTAAACAAAATAAAAGAACTGCAGCAATACAGACTCATTGCACTTGACGGTATACAAAATCCGCAAAATTTAGGAATGATTATACGTTCGTGTGCTGCAGGAAATATTGACGGTATCATTCTGCCAAAGAAGAACTCGGCAAAAATTTCTCCTCTTGTTGTCAAAGCAAGTGCCGGCACGCTTTTTAAACTGCCTGTCTACTTTTGTAATACACTTGAAGAGATATTGCCGCAACTTCAAGAAGCAAAAATCTATTCCCTCTCCTCCCATGCAAAAACTGCTCTCAACGATATCAGAGAAGATAAAAAAACCGTCTATGTTTTGGGGAATGAAAACGAAGGCGTCAGTGATGCAGTGGAAAAACTCTGCAATGATTCTGTCTCTATTCCCATGAACAGAGGTGTAGAATCACTCAATGTTGCCGTTACGGCATCACTGATTGCCTTTAAAGCGTAACTTTGGGGTTACCTTCTCTTACCATTGCTCTAAAGAGATCAAACATCTTAAAACTCGCTTCTTCCATATCTTTAAATCCGCTTATAACATTATCCTGGTTTTCTTTCGTAATACAGGTATGTTCAGGGACACAGCGCATTACTTCAAATATTTTATCATGGACTCTCTTATGGACATTCCCCAGCTCTTTATAGGCTTTTGTATGTCCAAACTTCTGTTTTGCATCGGTATTGTACCACTGTCCCATTCTACATTTATTGTGATCAACAAACTCTTTTACCATTGCTTCATTTTCATCTAAAAGCGCCTTGTAGGCTTTGTGCTTGAGTATAATATGGTCTACTTTTGCCAGACTGGTATAGAGTGAGTCATACATAAATACAGCTTCATATGCTGATTCATTTGCTTTGTTTGCAAAGCTGTTGAGTGTATTGTTAAATTTTGAAACATCTTCTTGGGAACGCATTGCAAGATCAGTAATCTGCATAGAGTTGTTTTGGATATCATCCGCTTCCTGCTTGAGTGTATTGGTTGTAATAGAGATTTCCTGGGTTGCTTTTTGCGTTCTTTCTGCCAGTTTTCTTACCTCATCGGCTACTACAGCAAACCCTCGCCCGTGCTCTCCGGCACGCGCTGCTTCAATAGCAGCATTGAGTGCCAGCAGATTTGTCTGGTCTGCAATATCTTTAATCAAATCAACAATAGTATTGATTTCACCTGTCTGTTCATTCAAAGCACGAATGACTTCATCTGAATTTGTAATAAGTGTGATAAGTTCTTCCAGCCTGTTTGTAATATTATTCACCACAACTTTGGACTCTGTTGCTTCCTCTGCCGTCTCTTGTGTACTGTGTGCAATTCTTTGCAATATGTCCAGATTATCAGATATATCTTCTTGAATAATATTCAGTCCACGTGTCACACCCCCATTACTGTTGACATCAAAAACTTCTCCAAGGTTTGTTTTTTGTGCAGCTTTGTGAGATACTCCTATAGACGTAATGGCATGGTTGAGCGCAGGAATGGATGCAAGAAATTCTCCTCTGTATCCGTTTTCATAGATTATTCTGTTGTTATATCCCGCATTTGCATTTTCAATCGAAGCAATCACATCACGGATATACTGTTCTGTCTGATCAAGCAAATCATTGATTCCCCATGCAACTCCCTGCATTATATGGGTATCAGGTATGTTTGTAATTCTATAAGAAAGCTCTCCTTTGCCAGCCTTGAGAAGCACATCTCTGATCTGTCGAACCAACTCATCCTGGAAGATTTTATCGCAGATATCACCTGATGCGAGCGATAAAAGCAATGTTGAGATAAGTCCGGCAAATACTGCTCCTGCAAATATATACTGTCCTGTAACCAATGTGTAAATCAATATGGCACCTAAAAGCATATAGAGAGAAAGTGTTTGCTTAGTGCTGTAAATGGAAGATAAAATCATCATACCCTGTCCTTTTTTCATGGAGTAGTGTGTCAAGCATTTGTTTTGAGCCAGCCATTCCTGACCTTTTTTCTTCCTGCAGCAACTGTGCATAAAGCTCCGGAATGACCGCCATTGCCCTGGCAGAGGGTTTACGCCTTACAGAATGGTAATCAATAACATCTCCGTTTTTTCCCATAGTGACTGTGACATTTGCCAATACCCAGTAATAGGAACCGTCTTTGGAGAGATTTTTCACATAGGCAAATATCTCTTTTTTCGCTTTGAGTCTCTCCCAAAGCAGTTTAAAGATAATCTTAGGCATATCAGGATGTCTCAGTATTGAGTGGGGCTGGCCAAGCAACTCTTTTTCTTCATAACCGGAAATCTTTATAAAAATTTTATTCCCGTAAAGAATTTTTCCTTTTGTATCAGTTTTAGAAACTATAAACTCATCTTCTGCGAGTGTTATTTCGTTATTTCTCGGAACAATTTTATTCACTGCTTATCCTTTCAAAAGGTTACAAGAAGCTTACAAACATTGTATTATTTTATATAATATTACAAAAGGATATTAAGAGATCATAATTTCATAAGGACGGCGTATCTCCCGAATAACCTCATCCACACTCATATGACGGGATTTTCGCAAAAATTCCCTGCCGTCTAAAAAAACGAGTATCGTAGGAATTGCAAAAACACTAAAATGTGCCGCTATTTCCTGCTCAACTGAAATATCAACAGTTACAATGGTAAATTCTTTGAAATTTCTATCTATCGCTTCAAGCAGTTTTGGTTTGAGCGCATGGCATACATTACATGCAGGCGCAGAAAAGTAGAGCATCACTGCCGGATTTTCTTGTATTGTTTTTTCTATGTTTTCTATTGTGTTCATAAATTTATCCTTTCTGATGATTTTCTATTCTTGATATTCCTAAAAAAAGACCGCTGAACAAAGCAAAAAAGACCATGGGATTCATTA is a window from the Sulfurimonas hydrogeniphila genome containing:
- a CDS encoding 3',5'-cyclic-nucleotide phosphodiesterase — protein: MYENSIKILGAYGTKAKGFGTTSFMLDAATVIDAGNLLNALAENSLHVEYIYLTHSHLDHIADIAYIVDNYFLQRRKTLHIISLPQTIQALKKHFFNDIIWPDFSKIPLEGSEEMSIRYRDVHCNETYTLNNKTTIMPIETDHTVPSCGYIYKVNNKGVLITADTLSLENIINRLNNDREIKSLVIECSFPSSMEKLARVSKHLTPKLLFKALQKLQRDDIRLYINHIKPSYLKEITEEIEEFGRNFRPILLKDGDFINF
- a CDS encoding YaaA family protein, with translation MLKILFSPSEGKKSGGNEKAKDLFGALNARKEILDAYNTIVLSANEEKIKELFGFKKFSECWPYINDIYNSALMCAIERYQGVAYDYLKYAELNESAQEHLKNNTLIFSNLYGPVLGGDVIANYKVKQGNSIGDIAPDKFYKERFSYQLDLYLGGNDILDLRAGYYNKFYKLTQPHTTLKFLKNGKTVSHWAKAYRGIVLREIAKAGVNSLNDFMKLEIENLQVHEITEQKLKKEIVYNIIE
- a CDS encoding TrmH family RNA methyltransferase yields the protein MKDSQEYKEKKAFFEKIITLYGRNVVVEILQDSSIEIHKLHLADSNKPDGAIKKILLLAKERNIETVKHNKAALSRISKNAKQDQGVAIDIVSKTYLHVNKIKELQQYRLIALDGIQNPQNLGMIIRSCAAGNIDGIILPKKNSAKISPLVVKASAGTLFKLPVYFCNTLEEILPQLQEAKIYSLSSHAKTALNDIREDKKTVYVLGNENEGVSDAVEKLCNDSVSIPMNRGVESLNVAVTASLIAFKA
- a CDS encoding CZB domain-containing protein, with amino-acid sequence MRSQEDVSKFNNTLNSFANKANESAYEAVFMYDSLYTSLAKVDHIILKHKAYKALLDENEAMVKEFVDHNKCRMGQWYNTDAKQKFGHTKAYKELGNVHKRVHDKIFEVMRCVPEHTCITKENQDNVISGFKDMEEASFKMFDLFRAMVREGNPKVTL
- a CDS encoding PAS domain-containing protein encodes the protein MNKIVPRNNEITLAEDEFIVSKTDTKGKILYGNKIFIKISGYEEKELLGQPHSILRHPDMPKIIFKLLWERLKAKKEIFAYVKNLSKDGSYYWVLANVTVTMGKNGDVIDYHSVRRKPSARAMAVIPELYAQLLQEEKRSGMAGSKQMLDTLLHEKRTGYDDFIFHLQH
- a CDS encoding thioredoxin family protein; its protein translation is MNTIENIEKTIQENPAVMLYFSAPACNVCHALKPKLLEAIDRNFKEFTIVTVDISVEQEIAAHFSVFAIPTILVFLDGREFLRKSRHMSVDEVIREIRRPYEIMIS